Proteins encoded together in one Rana temporaria chromosome 6, aRanTem1.1, whole genome shotgun sequence window:
- the LOC120944434 gene encoding uncharacterized protein LOC120944434: protein MIAKSTPGKKRTRSPSPECGPSDAEVLSPGGFELQEDHLDRDQIGSEVEGSANEEPCSASQAESFWVHSLTDMVHLAFNLPLPEPQGPAVSSLGSLKTPRSSAVFPVHPLLEEVIFQDWARPDRIFLPPKKFSVVYPMEEKFAKKWTLPVVDAAISCVNKSLTCPVENIQVFKEPVDKRLETLLKASFTTAGAVIQPAVAAIGVCQALTDQTRQMLKVIPAQQAEELSDIPRAMCFAVDAIRDSIQQASRLSLFLVHMRRTVRLEVHLGGFMLAILDFLCHKVVISCPFA from the exons ATGATAGCCAAATCTACACCGGGtaaaaagcggactaggtctccgtcgcCTGAGTGTGGACCCTCAGATGCTGAGGTTCTCTCCCCGGGGGGATTTGAGTTGCAGGAGGATCATTTGGACCGGGACCAAATTGGTTCAGAGGTTGAGGGTTCGGCTAATGAAGAGCCTTGCTCGGCCTCCCAAGCGGAAAGCTTCTGGGTTCATTCTCTGACAGACATGGTCCACTTGGCGTTTAATTTGCCTTTACCGGAACCTCAGGGTCCGGCCGTATCATCTTTAGGCTCTTTGAAAACGCCTCGCAGTAGCGCTgtttttccagtccatcctcTTTTAGAGGAAGTAATCTTCCAGGATTGGGCACGACCAGacagaatctttttaccacctaaaaaattttCCGTCgtctatcctatggaagaaaaatttgccAAAAAGTGGACTCTCCCAGTGGTGGATGCCGCCATCTCCTGTGTAAATAAGTCCTTGACTTGcccggtagaaaacatacaggtgtttaaAGAACCGGTTGATAAGCGTTTGGAGACGCTTTTAAAAGCATCCTTTACTACGGCGGGTGCAGTAAtacagccagcggtggctgctattggagtttGTCA GGCACTAACAGACCAGACAAGACAAATGCTTAAGGTTATTCCGGCCCAACAGGCGGAAGAATTATCTGATATTCCTAGAGCCATGTGCttcgcggtggatgctataagggattccatccagcaagcgtctcgtctgtcactatttttagtacatatgagaag GACCGTACGTTTGGAAGTCCATCTCGGTGGCTTCATGTTGGCGATATTGGATTTCCTTTGCCACAAAGTGGTTATTTCATGTCCTTTTGCTTAG